A single region of the Rathayibacter rathayi genome encodes:
- a CDS encoding circularly permuted type 2 ATP-grasp protein: protein MGDLFDGYGSQKVERPATGATPWDEMFADVASAGGPDGVRGAYRDIYSSLARMTQEELRGRTDALASSYLAQGVTFDFAGEERPFPLDAVPRVIERAEWNEVQSGIKQRVRALEAFLADVYGPQNAVSDGVLPAGLISSSSHFHRQAAGIVPANGVRIQVSGIDLIRDERGGWRVLEDNVRVPSGVSYVISNRRVMAQTLPELFVSMRVRPVGDYPNKLLQALRACAPEGVDDPTVVVLTPGVYNSAYFEHTLLARLMGVELVEGRDLFCTGGKVFMRTTSGPTRVDVIYRRVDDEFLDPLQFRADSMLGSPGLMLAARLGTVTIANAVGNGVADDKLVYTYLPDLIRYYLSEEPVIKNVDTWRLEDPGALEEVLDRLDELVVKPVDGSGGKGLVVGPAASAKELAELRSRLQADPRGWIAQPVVQLSTIPTLVDDGMRPRHADLRPFAVNDGTDVWVLPGGLTRVALPEGQLVVNSSQGGGSKDTWVVGPEDPRNAEPEARDIQALVAEQAAVTSSIPIVYPLHHTPDHSPQDAPNIDQDQQQQQQQTFAAGEDD from the coding sequence ATGGGTGACCTCTTCGACGGATACGGGTCCCAGAAGGTCGAGCGGCCGGCCACGGGCGCCACCCCCTGGGACGAGATGTTCGCCGATGTGGCGTCGGCAGGGGGCCCCGACGGGGTCCGCGGCGCCTACCGCGACATCTACTCCTCGCTCGCGCGGATGACCCAGGAGGAGCTGCGCGGCCGCACCGACGCGCTCGCCTCCTCCTACCTCGCGCAGGGCGTCACCTTCGATTTCGCGGGGGAGGAGCGGCCGTTCCCGCTCGACGCCGTGCCGCGGGTGATCGAGCGCGCGGAGTGGAACGAGGTGCAGTCCGGGATCAAGCAGCGGGTCCGTGCGCTCGAGGCCTTCCTCGCCGACGTCTACGGTCCGCAGAACGCCGTGTCCGATGGCGTCCTCCCCGCCGGCCTGATCTCAAGCTCCAGCCACTTCCACCGTCAGGCGGCGGGCATCGTCCCGGCCAACGGCGTGCGGATCCAGGTGTCCGGCATCGACCTGATCCGCGACGAGCGGGGCGGCTGGCGCGTCCTCGAGGACAACGTGCGGGTGCCCTCCGGCGTCTCCTACGTGATCTCGAACCGGCGGGTGATGGCGCAGACCCTCCCGGAGCTGTTCGTCTCGATGCGGGTGCGCCCGGTCGGCGACTACCCGAACAAGCTGCTGCAGGCCCTGCGCGCCTGCGCCCCCGAGGGCGTTGACGACCCGACCGTGGTCGTCCTCACTCCGGGGGTCTACAACTCCGCCTACTTCGAGCACACCCTGCTCGCCCGCCTGATGGGCGTCGAGCTGGTCGAGGGCCGTGACCTGTTCTGCACCGGCGGCAAGGTGTTCATGCGCACCACCTCCGGCCCCACCCGGGTCGACGTGATCTACCGCCGTGTGGACGACGAGTTCCTCGATCCGCTGCAGTTCCGCGCCGACTCGATGCTCGGCTCGCCCGGCCTGATGCTCGCCGCCCGGCTCGGGACCGTCACGATCGCCAACGCGGTCGGCAATGGCGTCGCCGACGACAAGCTCGTCTACACCTACCTGCCCGATCTCATCCGCTACTACCTCTCGGAGGAGCCGGTGATCAAGAACGTCGACACCTGGCGCCTGGAGGATCCGGGAGCGCTCGAGGAGGTGCTCGACCGCCTCGACGAGCTCGTCGTGAAGCCGGTCGACGGCTCCGGGGGGAAGGGGCTGGTCGTGGGGCCGGCCGCGTCCGCGAAGGAGTTGGCCGAGCTGCGCTCGCGCCTCCAGGCCGATCCGCGCGGCTGGATCGCCCAGCCTGTGGTGCAGCTCTCCACCATCCCCACCCTGGTCGACGACGGGATGCGCCCACGACATGCCGACCTGAGGCCCTTCGCCGTGAACGACGGCACCGACGTCTGGGTGCTGCCCGGCGGCCTCACCCGTGTCGCGCTCCCGGAGGGGCAGCTCGTCGTCAACTCGTCGCAGGGCGGCGGATCGAAGGACACCTGGGTGGTCGGCCCCGAGGATCCGCGCAACGCCGAACCCGAGGCACGCGACATCCAGGCGCTCGTCGCCGAGCAGGCGGCGGTCACCAGCTCCATCCCGATCGTCTACCCGCTTCATCACACGCCCGACCACTCGCCGCAGGACGCGCCGAACATCGACCAGGACCAGCAGCAGCAGCAGCAGCAGACGTTCGCGGCGGGGGAGGACGACTGA
- a CDS encoding alpha-E domain-containing protein produces the protein MLSRIAESLFWIGRYIERSDGTARILDVHLQLLLEDPWIDEDTACRSLLSVMGSTPPDDLREITRADVLSILAIDRTNPASIAYSLGAARENARRAREIVSTELWECLNTTRTRMPRRVSGERVSEFFSWVRERSALAVGIIESATSRDEAWQFFTLGRSIERADMTARLLATRSLTEARGPSWTTILRSCGAYEAYLRTYRGVPSARNAAEFLLVDRLFPRSILFSVSRAEACMRDIEPRTGRIGHSGDAQRVLGRIRSELEFRPITDILVDLPRHMDSVQEATSAASEAIRQRYFPTNVMPSWIGEAL, from the coding sequence ATGCTCTCCCGGATCGCCGAGTCGCTGTTCTGGATCGGCCGCTACATCGAGCGGTCCGACGGCACGGCCCGGATCCTCGACGTCCACCTCCAGCTCCTGCTCGAGGACCCGTGGATCGACGAGGACACCGCCTGCCGTTCGCTCCTGTCGGTGATGGGTTCGACCCCGCCCGACGACCTGCGCGAGATCACCCGCGCCGATGTGCTGAGCATCCTCGCGATCGACCGCACCAATCCCGCCTCGATCGCCTACTCGCTCGGCGCCGCCCGCGAGAACGCCCGCCGTGCGCGCGAGATCGTCTCGACCGAGCTCTGGGAGTGCCTCAACACCACGCGCACTCGGATGCCGCGCCGCGTGTCGGGCGAGCGCGTCTCGGAGTTCTTCAGCTGGGTCCGTGAGCGCTCCGCCCTGGCCGTCGGCATCATCGAGTCGGCGACCTCGCGCGACGAGGCCTGGCAGTTCTTCACCCTCGGCCGCTCGATCGAGCGCGCGGACATGACCGCCCGGCTCCTCGCCACGCGCTCGCTCACCGAGGCGCGCGGCCCCTCCTGGACCACGATCCTGCGCTCCTGCGGCGCCTACGAGGCCTACCTGCGCACCTACCGCGGCGTGCCGAGCGCGCGCAACGCGGCCGAGTTCCTCCTTGTGGACCGCCTGTTCCCGCGCTCGATCCTCTTCTCGGTCTCGCGAGCGGAGGCGTGCATGCGCGATATCGAGCCGCGCACCGGCCGCATCGGCCACTCGGGAGATGCGCAGCGCGTCCTCGGGCGAATCCGCAGCGAGCTGGAGTTCCGGCCGATCACCGACATCCTCGTGGACCTGCCGCGGCACATGGACAGCGTGCAGGAGGCGACCTCGGCCGCCTCAGAGGCGATCCGTCAGCGGTATTTCCCCACCAACGTCATGCCGAGCTGGATCGGGGAGGCGCTGTGA
- a CDS encoding transglutaminase family protein, whose protein sequence is MSRLRIRHTTGFTYAGDVVASYNEARMLPASSDGQLVLFSNLDIRPVTSVHAYTDYWGTRVSSFDVLDAHRELSLTATSLVEIRPKPHPEHPTGWEQLSGQVETRTEYVEQSKQTHRTSPPEDLAALARSLADEAAGPCEAALSIAETIGRAMTYRQGVTGVHSTATESWTAREGVCQDITHIVLGALRSVGIPARYVSGYLHPKPHAEIGETVVGESHAWVEWFCGGAWRGYDPTNLIDIGDRHVIVGRGRDYNDIAPLRGVFAGPRSSKLFVRVEITREA, encoded by the coding sequence GTGAGCAGGCTGCGCATCAGGCACACCACGGGCTTCACCTATGCGGGAGACGTGGTCGCGTCGTACAACGAGGCACGGATGCTGCCCGCTTCCTCGGACGGACAGCTGGTGCTGTTCTCGAACCTCGACATCCGCCCGGTGACCTCGGTGCACGCCTACACCGATTACTGGGGCACCCGCGTCTCGTCGTTCGACGTGCTCGATGCGCATCGTGAACTCTCGCTCACGGCGACCTCTCTCGTCGAGATCCGGCCCAAGCCGCACCCTGAGCATCCCACCGGCTGGGAGCAGCTGTCCGGCCAGGTCGAGACGCGCACGGAGTACGTGGAGCAGTCGAAGCAGACCCACCGCACCTCGCCCCCGGAGGATCTCGCCGCCCTGGCGCGCTCGCTCGCCGACGAGGCGGCCGGCCCGTGCGAGGCCGCGCTCTCGATCGCCGAGACGATCGGCCGGGCGATGACCTACCGGCAGGGCGTCACCGGCGTGCACTCCACGGCGACGGAGTCGTGGACCGCGCGTGAGGGCGTCTGCCAGGACATCACCCACATCGTCCTCGGGGCGCTGCGCTCGGTGGGCATTCCGGCGCGCTACGTCTCGGGCTACCTGCACCCTAAGCCGCACGCCGAGATCGGTGAGACCGTGGTGGGGGAGTCGCACGCCTGGGTCGAGTGGTTCTGCGGAGGCGCGTGGCGCGGCTACGACCCGACCAACCTGATCGACATCGGCGACCGACACGTCATCGTCGGCCGGGGTCGCGACTACAACGACATCGCGCCGCTGCGGGGCGTCTTCGCGGGCCCGCGCTCGTCGAAGCTCTTCGTCCGCGTCGAGATCACCCGCGAGGCCTGA
- a CDS encoding DUF3800 domain-containing protein, whose product MLLAYIDEIGETGAFVSKTHARYKTSPAFGYAGFVVPDVNARRFGQMMDREKRAVFAPEIAGATHPGRWEKKGSEVFHFYTAHNRPEQIRVFNALKRKLCEKLGGALFYYADEKPIGTPKETGLDKDERETHAMREALNRLCTFADRGDQQLLVMIDQINEKDRAKRLPLMYGHILGRAAEHVEMKRIVEPPMHVDSALSSNIQFADWVAAAVTRGIERQLLVTEVGRNEWVPRMLSKPLRRAFTAESKLHFAQRFNPDMHGGDVFSLARPLAGRDGVRRLGDAVSHEQYRAIKLAAERGSQRPGATW is encoded by the coding sequence ATGCTGCTGGCCTACATCGACGAGATCGGCGAGACCGGCGCTTTCGTCTCGAAGACACACGCGCGCTACAAGACAAGCCCAGCGTTTGGGTATGCAGGCTTCGTCGTGCCCGATGTGAACGCGCGGCGATTCGGGCAGATGATGGACCGCGAAAAGCGTGCTGTGTTCGCGCCTGAAATTGCTGGGGCCACGCATCCCGGGCGATGGGAAAAGAAGGGCTCCGAAGTATTTCATTTTTACACTGCGCACAATCGCCCCGAACAGATTCGGGTATTTAACGCCCTCAAAAGAAAACTTTGCGAGAAGCTCGGCGGAGCACTTTTCTACTACGCGGACGAGAAGCCGATTGGGACGCCGAAGGAGACTGGACTCGACAAAGACGAACGCGAGACTCACGCGATGCGAGAGGCGCTCAATCGCCTGTGCACTTTCGCTGATCGCGGGGATCAGCAGCTCCTGGTCATGATTGATCAGATCAACGAGAAGGACCGAGCGAAACGACTTCCCCTTATGTACGGTCATATCCTTGGTCGAGCTGCGGAACATGTCGAGATGAAGCGGATCGTGGAGCCGCCCATGCATGTCGACAGCGCACTCAGCTCGAACATTCAGTTCGCCGACTGGGTTGCTGCTGCCGTGACGCGTGGCATCGAGCGGCAGCTGTTGGTCACCGAGGTAGGACGAAACGAGTGGGTCCCGCGGATGTTGTCGAAGCCTCTCCGGCGCGCATTCACAGCAGAGTCGAAGCTGCACTTCGCGCAACGGTTCAACCCAGACATGCACGGAGGAGACGTCTTCTCTTTGGCGCGTCCCCTCGCTGGACGAGACGGAGTCCGGCGGCTGGGTGATGCCGTCTCTCACGAGCAGTATCGCGCAATCAAACTCGCGGCCGAGCGAGGGAGTCAGCGTCCCGGGGCGACGTGGTGA
- a CDS encoding type II toxin-antitoxin system Phd/YefM family antitoxin produces MSTITVTDARSILSEVIERSHTEAVILKRHGRPEAVVVSAEQYERMLDALEEVEDVQAFDAAMAEKGANIPSSSTTYAPRERNATTLR; encoded by the coding sequence ATGTCGACCATCACTGTCACGGATGCGCGCTCAATTCTCTCCGAGGTGATCGAGCGCTCTCATACCGAAGCCGTGATCCTCAAACGCCACGGGCGACCGGAGGCCGTCGTCGTCAGTGCCGAGCAGTACGAGCGGATGCTGGATGCTCTCGAGGAGGTCGAGGACGTCCAAGCCTTCGACGCGGCAATGGCCGAGAAGGGCGCGAACATCCCCTCTAGCTCAACGACATATGCACCTCGAGAACGGAACGCAACGACATTGCGGTGA
- a CDS encoding MFS transporter yields the protein MSAMFRSLAVPNYRIWFAGAMVSNVGTWMQRTAQDWIVIHDLTDHDATALGVTMALQFGPQLVMVPFSGFIADRFDRRTLLMATQGAMGALGLGLGLIVVTGVVQLWTLYLFALLLGFAAAIDAPVRQSFVSALVEERDLTNAVSLNSASFNSARMIGPALAGVLIAAIGSGWVFLLNAASFLAVLLSLRALHRDQLRSAPRAGRGPGALLEGFRYVSTRPDILVVLVIVFLIGTFGLNFPIFASTMATIEFDRGASEFGLLSSAIAVGSVLGALLSARRDRPRLRLIVGASAAFGLALALAGLMPTVWAFAILLPFVGIAAQTLMTSANGYVQLSTAPEMRGRVMALYLAIFVGGTPIGAPLVGWVANAYGPRQAMLVGAASGIAAAAIGVGFHLRLRRAARSAAAEAVPLLRPAP from the coding sequence ATGAGCGCGATGTTCCGCTCCCTCGCGGTGCCGAACTACCGGATCTGGTTCGCCGGCGCAATGGTCTCGAACGTCGGCACCTGGATGCAGCGCACCGCCCAGGACTGGATCGTGATCCACGACCTCACCGACCACGACGCGACGGCGCTCGGCGTGACGATGGCGCTGCAATTCGGACCGCAGCTCGTGATGGTCCCCTTCTCCGGATTCATCGCCGACCGCTTCGACCGTCGCACGCTGCTGATGGCCACCCAGGGCGCGATGGGAGCGCTCGGGCTCGGCCTGGGGCTGATCGTCGTGACCGGAGTCGTCCAACTCTGGACGTTGTACCTCTTCGCCCTGCTGCTGGGCTTCGCCGCCGCGATCGACGCGCCCGTGCGCCAGAGCTTCGTCTCGGCGCTGGTTGAGGAGCGCGACCTCACCAACGCCGTCTCGCTGAACTCGGCCTCGTTCAACTCGGCGCGGATGATCGGGCCGGCCCTCGCCGGAGTGCTCATCGCCGCGATCGGCTCCGGCTGGGTGTTCCTGCTCAACGCGGCGAGCTTCCTCGCGGTGCTGCTCTCACTGCGAGCGCTGCACCGCGACCAGCTGCGCAGCGCCCCCCGGGCGGGCCGGGGACCGGGCGCGCTGCTGGAGGGGTTCCGCTACGTCTCGACGCGGCCGGACATCCTGGTGGTGCTGGTGATCGTGTTCCTGATCGGCACGTTCGGCCTCAACTTCCCGATCTTCGCCTCGACGATGGCGACCATCGAGTTCGACAGAGGAGCGAGCGAGTTCGGCCTGCTCTCCTCGGCGATCGCGGTCGGCTCCGTGCTGGGAGCGCTGCTCTCGGCCCGGCGCGACCGCCCGAGGCTCCGCCTCATCGTCGGCGCCTCGGCCGCGTTCGGCCTCGCGCTCGCGCTGGCCGGACTGATGCCGACCGTCTGGGCGTTCGCGATCCTGCTCCCCTTCGTCGGGATCGCGGCGCAGACGCTCATGACCTCCGCCAACGGCTACGTGCAGCTCTCGACGGCGCCCGAGATGCGCGGACGAGTGATGGCGCTGTATCTGGCGATCTTCGTGGGCGGCACGCCGATCGGTGCACCGCTGGTCGGTTGGGTCGCGAACGCCTACGGACCGCGCCAGGCGATGCTGGTGGGTGCCGCCTCCGGGATCGCGGCGGCCGCGATCGGGGTCGGCTTCCACCTCCGTCTGCGCCGCGCCGCCCGGTCCGCGGCGGCCGAGGCCGTCCCCCTCCTGCGCCCCGCGCCTTAG
- a CDS encoding EamA family transporter encodes MAGPERPPASAGSIGLVLGSIASVQLGASFAVLLFPTAGPIGTVTLRLVFSAVVLLVVCRPRLRGHSRSDWGTVTAYGLALGGMNACYYEAIARIPQGAAVTLEVLGPLTLSVIAGRSIASLVWAVLALAGVVTLSQGGFSALDPVGAGFALGAAVLWAAYIVFAGRTGGRFQGIDGLALALAVGAVVSLPFGVASAGSALVLPPVLLLGFAVAVLSSALPYALELLALRRLRSSTFSILMSLAPGAAALSGFLVLGQRLSVVEAVGIALVVAASIGAVRTAQTPT; translated from the coding sequence GTGGCCGGACCGGAGCGCCCCCCGGCGAGTGCGGGCTCGATCGGCCTGGTCCTCGGGTCGATCGCGAGCGTGCAGCTCGGCGCCTCCTTCGCCGTGCTGCTCTTCCCCACCGCGGGGCCGATCGGCACGGTGACGCTGCGGCTGGTGTTCTCGGCCGTCGTGCTGCTTGTGGTGTGCCGGCCGCGGCTGCGCGGCCACAGTCGCAGCGACTGGGGGACGGTCACCGCGTACGGACTCGCCCTCGGCGGGATGAACGCCTGCTACTACGAGGCGATCGCTCGGATCCCGCAGGGGGCCGCGGTGACCCTGGAGGTGCTGGGCCCGCTGACGCTCTCGGTGATCGCCGGGAGGAGCATCGCGAGCCTCGTGTGGGCCGTGCTCGCGCTGGCCGGGGTGGTGACGCTCTCGCAGGGCGGCTTCTCGGCGCTGGATCCGGTGGGCGCCGGCTTCGCGCTCGGCGCGGCAGTGCTCTGGGCCGCTTACATCGTGTTCGCCGGACGCACCGGCGGGCGGTTCCAGGGGATCGACGGGCTCGCGCTGGCGCTCGCGGTCGGAGCAGTCGTCTCGCTGCCGTTCGGTGTCGCCTCCGCCGGTTCCGCCCTCGTGCTGCCGCCGGTACTGCTGCTCGGATTCGCCGTGGCGGTGCTCTCCTCCGCGCTCCCCTACGCGCTCGAGCTGCTGGCGCTGCGGCGGCTGCGCTCCTCGACGTTCTCGATCCTGATGTCGCTCGCGCCCGGGGCCGCCGCGCTCTCGGGCTTCCTCGTGCTCGGGCAGCGGCTCAGCGTCGTCGAAGCGGTCGGGATCGCACTCGTGGTGGCGGCGAGCATCGGAGCGGTGCGGACCGCGCAGACCCCCACATGA
- a CDS encoding histidine phosphatase family protein: protein MTTLILARHGETVWHSENRFAGSSDIALTPRGQDQAATLAAWAVDADLEAVYSSTLVRAVRTAVPAARAAHLELRPDPALVEVDFGRGEGLTTDEMEKRFPDEYHAWVAAPAIQPMPGGESGLDAVARANTSLARIHREHPDGRVLVVAHGTLIRLLLCAYLGINPETYRHTFPVVDNVSLTTLRWDATGIGLLGYNVPPVQTQRRSS from the coding sequence GTGACGACCCTCATCCTCGCCCGCCACGGAGAGACTGTCTGGCACTCCGAGAACCGCTTCGCGGGTTCCTCCGACATCGCACTGACCCCCCGGGGCCAGGACCAGGCCGCGACTCTGGCCGCTTGGGCCGTCGATGCCGACCTCGAGGCGGTGTACTCCTCCACCCTGGTCCGGGCCGTGCGCACCGCCGTGCCGGCCGCGCGGGCCGCCCACCTCGAGCTGCGGCCCGACCCGGCGCTGGTCGAGGTCGACTTCGGTCGCGGCGAGGGGCTCACCACAGACGAGATGGAGAAGCGTTTCCCGGACGAGTACCACGCATGGGTCGCCGCTCCAGCGATCCAGCCGATGCCCGGGGGCGAGTCGGGCCTGGACGCCGTCGCCCGCGCCAACACCTCGCTCGCCCGGATCCACCGCGAGCACCCCGACGGCCGCGTACTCGTCGTCGCGCACGGCACGCTGATCCGCCTGCTCCTCTGTGCTTACCTCGGCATCAATCCCGAGACCTACCGGCACACCTTCCCCGTGGTCGACAACGTGTCGCTGACCACCCTGCGCTGGGACGCGACCGGCATCGGACTGCTCGGCTACAACGTCCCACCCGTGCAGACCCAGCGGCGCTCCAGCTGA
- a CDS encoding endonuclease/exonuclease/phosphatase family protein, protein MQSTERALRVISYNLREHRAHAEIAPLAARHDIDVLCLQECDTTKLPQEVGALRLASVTARNRLGLAVYYSQDRFELSGSAAFELSKSMHDRVMSPAHERLLAVRLDDRDGGSIAVSSFHAAPLSAGNALRRKQIDEALNRLREYAPDTPSLMVGDYNYPWFFRGLDRRMTRNGYLVSRSDSPTYARYRYFSGHFDFAISDSVRIERVSTLPQGVSDHLPVMVDAHYAVQAA, encoded by the coding sequence ATGCAGTCGACCGAACGCGCCCTCCGCGTGATCTCCTACAACCTCCGGGAGCACCGAGCGCACGCCGAGATCGCTCCTCTCGCCGCCCGCCACGACATCGACGTCCTCTGCCTGCAGGAGTGCGACACCACGAAGTTGCCACAGGAGGTGGGCGCGCTCCGGCTCGCCTCGGTCACAGCCCGCAACCGCCTGGGCCTGGCTGTCTACTACTCCCAGGATCGCTTCGAGCTCTCAGGAAGCGCCGCGTTCGAACTCAGCAAGTCCATGCACGACCGGGTGATGTCGCCGGCTCACGAGCGCCTGCTGGCCGTCCGCCTCGACGACCGCGACGGCGGGTCGATCGCGGTCTCCTCCTTCCACGCCGCTCCGCTGTCGGCCGGCAACGCTCTGCGCCGCAAACAGATCGACGAGGCGTTGAATCGGCTGCGCGAGTACGCTCCAGACACTCCTTCGCTGATGGTCGGCGACTACAACTACCCGTGGTTCTTCCGCGGACTCGACCGCCGGATGACCCGCAACGGCTACCTGGTCTCGCGCAGCGACTCCCCCACCTACGCGCGCTACCGCTACTTCAGCGGGCATTTCGACTTCGCCATCAGCGACTCCGTGCGGATCGAGCGTGTCTCGACGCTGCCCCAGGGCGTCTCGGACCACCTCCCGGTGATGGTCGACGCGCACTACGCAGTGCAGGCCGCCTGA
- a CDS encoding fatty acid desaturase family protein has protein sequence MSTPTTTSVPAGAPRVVRTRPRADGRVNPTTEYSGLLSTVRDAGLLRRRTGFYYTMFGALVLALGGIVTGFVLLGNSWFQLLLAAALGIVLTQFAFLAHEASHRQVFESGKANDIAGRTLANLVVGISYSWWMNKHSRHHANPNVLGKDPDIERDVVSFTAEDAARSRGLYAWLTRRQGYAFFPLLLLEGLNLHLHGFRTVFGKGKVDKRWVEISMLVARVGLYLAVVFWALPLGMAFAFVGVQLGVFGLYMGASFAPNHKGMPLLPKEARVDFLRRQVLTSRSIRSTWLTDLYMGGLNYQVEHHLFPNMPRPALRRAQVIAKEYCTTHQIPYTETSLMESYAIVVRYLNKVGLSAGGDPFDCPAATAYGR, from the coding sequence ATGAGCACTCCCACCACCACGTCCGTCCCCGCAGGCGCCCCCCGCGTCGTCCGGACCCGACCCCGTGCCGACGGTCGCGTCAACCCGACGACCGAGTACTCCGGTCTCCTCAGCACGGTCCGCGATGCGGGGCTCCTGCGCCGCCGCACCGGGTTCTACTACACGATGTTCGGCGCGCTCGTCCTCGCGCTCGGCGGCATCGTCACCGGCTTCGTCCTCCTGGGCAACTCCTGGTTCCAACTCCTGCTGGCCGCCGCCCTGGGGATCGTGCTGACGCAGTTCGCCTTCCTCGCCCATGAGGCCTCGCACCGCCAGGTGTTCGAGTCCGGAAAAGCCAACGACATCGCAGGACGTACCCTCGCCAACCTCGTCGTCGGCATCAGTTACTCCTGGTGGATGAACAAGCACAGCCGCCACCACGCGAACCCGAACGTGCTGGGCAAGGACCCGGACATCGAGCGCGACGTCGTCTCGTTCACCGCCGAAGACGCGGCGCGCTCGCGCGGCCTCTACGCCTGGCTCACCCGCCGACAGGGCTACGCCTTCTTCCCGCTGCTGCTGCTCGAGGGCCTCAACCTGCACCTGCACGGCTTCCGCACCGTGTTCGGCAAGGGCAAGGTCGACAAGCGCTGGGTCGAGATCTCGATGCTCGTTGCCCGCGTCGGCCTCTACCTCGCCGTCGTCTTCTGGGCGCTCCCGCTCGGCATGGCATTCGCTTTCGTCGGCGTGCAGCTCGGCGTCTTCGGCCTCTACATGGGCGCCTCGTTCGCGCCGAACCACAAGGGCATGCCGCTGCTGCCGAAGGAGGCGCGCGTCGACTTCCTGCGCCGCCAGGTCCTCACCTCGCGCAGCATCCGCAGCACCTGGTTGACCGACCTCTACATGGGCGGCCTTAACTATCAGGTCGAGCATCACCTCTTCCCGAACATGCCCCGCCCGGCCCTGCGCCGCGCGCAGGTCATCGCCAAGGAGTACTGCACGACCCACCAGATCCCGTACACCGAGACCTCGCTGATGGAGTCCTACGCGATCGTCGTTCGCTACCTCAACAAGGTCGGCCTTTCGGCCGGTGGCGACCCGTTCGACTGCCCCGCCGCCACCGCCTACGGGCGCTGA
- a CDS encoding PspA/IM30 family protein, with protein sequence MSQRQSIFGRIAQLAKANINALLDQAEDPQKMLDQMVRDYTDSIRDAESAIATTIGNLRLLEDDYREDEQNAQEWGGKALAASRKADELRTSGSAGDADRFDALAKVALQRQIQSEKEAKDAEPTIASQTEVVDKLKSGLNQMREKLQQLSSKRDELTARAKTVEAQSQVQDAVKSIDLMDPTSEVSRFEQKIRREEARVRGAEELASSSLDAQFESLEDLGEMTEVEARLAALKSGRPQDSIGS encoded by the coding sequence GTGTCTCAGAGACAGTCGATCTTCGGCCGCATCGCGCAGCTCGCGAAGGCCAATATCAACGCGCTCCTCGACCAGGCCGAGGACCCGCAGAAGATGCTCGACCAGATGGTCCGCGACTACACCGACAGCATCCGCGACGCGGAATCCGCGATCGCGACCACGATCGGCAATCTGCGGCTGCTCGAGGACGACTACCGCGAAGACGAGCAGAACGCCCAGGAGTGGGGCGGCAAGGCGCTCGCCGCGAGCCGCAAGGCCGACGAGCTACGCACTTCCGGAAGCGCAGGCGACGCCGACAGGTTCGACGCGCTGGCCAAGGTCGCGCTGCAGCGCCAGATCCAGTCTGAGAAGGAGGCGAAGGACGCCGAGCCGACCATCGCCTCGCAGACCGAGGTCGTCGACAAGCTCAAGTCGGGCCTGAACCAGATGCGCGAGAAGCTGCAGCAGCTCTCGAGTAAGCGCGACGAGCTGACCGCCCGCGCGAAGACCGTCGAAGCGCAGAGCCAGGTGCAGGACGCCGTGAAGAGCATCGACCTGATGGATCCGACGAGCGAGGTGAGCCGCTTCGAGCAGAAAATCCGCCGCGAGGAGGCGCGCGTGCGCGGTGCGGAGGAGCTCGCCTCCTCGAGCCTGGACGCGCAGTTCGAGTCGCTGGAGGACCTCGGCGAGATGACCGAGGTGGAGGCGCGCCTCGCCGCGCTGAAGTCCGGTCGCCCGCAGGACTCGATCGGCTCCTGA